Proteins encoded by one window of Gemmatimonas aurantiaca:
- the miaB gene encoding tRNA (N6-isopentenyl adenosine(37)-C2)-methylthiotransferase MiaB — translation MSGADAGANTTMPKPTVYIETYGCQMNVADSELMYGKLAAHGYDPVDAPEGADVILVNTCAIRENAETRVIGRLGELRRYMKPDTIVGVTGCMAQRLGARVLEQARHVSLVVGPDGYRALPSLLDGARRGEKFSSTDFDLEEHYEDVVARRFEGVKAWIPVQRGCDYRCTYCIVPYTRGPERSRKLSDVVREVQQVVEQGLGEVVLLGQTVNSYNDGQHDFADLLRAVGTVDGIRRVRYTSPHPNDFSDRVIDAMASVPTVCEHIHLPMQSGSTSMLKRMLRRYTREEYLDCVARMRAAIPGLSLTTDIIVGFPGETDAEFEDTLSLCREVRFDDAFMFKFSPREGTPATRMPPEWTITDEVMAERFDRLVQTVRGISRENNLKRLGDTLEVLVEKVARDGELLQARSRDFKTIMVPADAAKIGDYLTVQLTGTTGATFTGTPVSRQPERKPLPLAV, via the coding sequence ATGTCCGGAGCTGACGCCGGGGCGAATACGACGATGCCAAAACCCACCGTCTACATCGAGACCTACGGCTGCCAGATGAACGTGGCCGATTCGGAGCTCATGTACGGCAAGCTCGCCGCGCATGGCTACGATCCGGTGGATGCACCGGAAGGCGCGGACGTGATTCTGGTGAACACCTGTGCCATCCGCGAGAACGCGGAAACACGGGTGATCGGCCGGTTGGGCGAGTTGCGGCGCTACATGAAGCCCGACACGATCGTGGGCGTCACGGGGTGCATGGCGCAACGACTCGGTGCCCGCGTGCTGGAGCAGGCGCGGCATGTCTCGCTGGTCGTCGGACCGGACGGGTATCGCGCACTGCCTTCGCTGCTCGATGGCGCACGGCGCGGGGAGAAATTCTCGTCCACCGACTTCGATCTCGAGGAACACTACGAAGACGTGGTGGCCCGCCGGTTCGAAGGCGTGAAAGCCTGGATCCCGGTGCAGCGTGGCTGCGACTATCGCTGTACGTACTGCATCGTGCCGTATACGCGCGGCCCCGAACGCAGCCGCAAGTTGAGCGACGTGGTGCGCGAGGTGCAGCAGGTGGTGGAGCAGGGGCTCGGCGAGGTGGTGTTGCTGGGGCAGACGGTCAACTCGTACAACGATGGCCAGCACGATTTTGCCGATCTGCTGCGTGCGGTGGGCACGGTGGACGGCATCCGCCGCGTGCGCTACACGAGTCCGCACCCGAACGATTTCAGTGACCGCGTGATCGACGCGATGGCGTCGGTGCCCACGGTGTGTGAGCACATCCACCTGCCCATGCAGAGTGGATCGACGAGCATGCTGAAGCGCATGCTGCGCCGCTACACCCGCGAAGAGTATCTCGATTGTGTGGCCCGCATGCGCGCGGCCATTCCGGGGTTGTCGCTCACCACCGACATCATCGTCGGATTCCCGGGTGAGACCGACGCCGAATTCGAGGACACGCTGTCGTTGTGCCGCGAGGTGCGCTTCGACGATGCCTTCATGTTCAAGTTCTCGCCGCGGGAAGGCACGCCGGCCACGCGCATGCCACCCGAATGGACGATCACCGACGAGGTGATGGCCGAGCGGTTCGATCGGCTGGTGCAGACCGTGCGCGGCATTTCGCGTGAGAACAATCTCAAGCGACTGGGCGACACGCTCGAAGTGCTGGTGGAGAAGGTCGCGCGCGACGGGGAACTGCTGCAGGCCCGCTCTCGCGATTTCAAGACGATCATGGTGCCCGCCGATGCGGCGAAGATCGGCGACTATCTCACCGTGCAGCTCACCGGTACCACGGGGGCGACGTTCACGGGAACGCCGGTCTCACGCCAGCCCGAGCGCAAACCGCTGCCGCTGGCGGTGTGA